The proteins below are encoded in one region of Streptomyces sp. NBC_00490:
- the ppk2 gene encoding polyphosphate kinase 2 has translation MVAKKAEKLPRKVYEKELLRLQTELVKLQEWVRATGTRLVVVFEGRDAAGKGGTIKRVSEHLNPRVARIAALPKPTERERSQWYFQRYVEHLPAAGEIVLFDRSWYNRAGVEHVMGFCTKQEHQLFLRQCPVFERMLVEDGILLRKYWFSVSDTEQQERFRRRLEDPLRRWKLSPMDLESITHWEAYSRAKDEMMVHTDITDSPWYVVESDDKRRARLNTIAHLLSSVPYHDVPPPVLELPDRPESTGYQRTPRDLQTYVPDHAARL, from the coding sequence ATGGTCGCCAAGAAGGCGGAGAAACTGCCGCGCAAGGTGTACGAGAAGGAACTGCTGCGCCTGCAGACGGAGTTGGTGAAGCTCCAGGAGTGGGTGCGGGCCACCGGGACCCGGCTGGTCGTCGTCTTCGAGGGGCGGGACGCGGCGGGCAAGGGCGGCACCATCAAGCGGGTCTCCGAGCATCTCAACCCGCGTGTGGCACGGATCGCCGCGCTGCCCAAGCCGACCGAGCGCGAGCGCAGTCAGTGGTACTTCCAGCGCTACGTCGAGCATCTGCCGGCCGCCGGCGAGATCGTGCTGTTCGACCGGTCCTGGTACAACCGGGCCGGGGTCGAGCACGTGATGGGCTTCTGCACCAAGCAGGAGCACCAGCTCTTCCTGCGCCAGTGCCCCGTCTTCGAGCGGATGCTCGTCGAGGACGGCATCCTGCTGCGCAAGTACTGGTTCTCGGTGAGCGACACCGAGCAGCAGGAACGCTTCCGGCGCCGGCTGGAGGATCCGCTGCGGCGCTGGAAGCTCTCGCCCATGGACCTGGAGTCGATCACCCACTGGGAGGCGTACTCGCGGGCCAAGGACGAGATGATGGTGCACACCGACATCACCGATTCCCCGTGGTACGTGGTGGAGAGCGACGACAAGCGCCGCGCCCGGCTCAACACCATCGCCCATCTGCTGAGCTCGGTGCCGTACCACGACGTGCCACCACCGGTCCTGGAACTGCCCGACCGCCCGGAGTCGACCGGCTATCAGCGCACGCCGCGCGATCTGCAGACCTACGTCCCCGATCACGCGGCACGCCTGTGA
- a CDS encoding cellulase family glycosylhydrolase, whose translation MRRTRSTTRKSLLARLVTVLLGLVVVGALCPAVALAQAEPPGTQATGLHISNGRLLEGNGNDFVMRGVNHAHTWYPNETQSLADVKALGANTVRVVLADGHRWTANSAADVANVVTQCKANKLICVLEVHDTTGYGEEAAAGTLDQAADYWIGLKNVLAGQENYIIINIGNEPWGNTDPAGWTAPTTAAIKKLRAAGFEHTIMVDAPNWGQDWQGVMRANAQSVYAADTTGNLIFSIHMYSVFDTAAEITDYLNAFVTAKLPLVIGEFGGPADQWGDPDEDTMLATAEQLDLGYLAWSWSGNTDPILDLSIGFDPTQLSAWGQRIFNGVNGIAQTSKEATIYGGGNPGDTQAPTTPGTPTASAVTATSATLSWTASTDNVGVAGYDVVRVSGGTETKVAASTTNSATVSGLTAKTAYTFAVYARDAAGNRSSRSATVNVTTADTPAGNCSVGYRVVGEWQGGFQGEITIRNTGTTAVNGWTLGFSFANGQTVSNMWGGTPTQTGAAVSVTPASYTSTIPAAGSVTVGFIGTKGATNTAPTAFTLSGSACTTT comes from the coding sequence CCGAACCGCCGGGCACCCAGGCCACCGGCCTGCACATCAGCAACGGCAGGCTGCTCGAAGGCAACGGCAACGACTTCGTGATGCGCGGCGTCAACCACGCCCACACCTGGTACCCGAACGAGACGCAGTCGCTGGCCGACGTGAAGGCGCTCGGCGCCAACACCGTCCGCGTCGTCCTCGCCGACGGCCACCGCTGGACCGCGAACAGCGCCGCGGACGTTGCCAACGTTGTCACCCAGTGCAAGGCCAACAAGCTCATCTGCGTCCTGGAGGTGCACGACACCACCGGATACGGCGAGGAGGCCGCGGCCGGCACCCTCGACCAGGCGGCCGACTACTGGATCGGCCTCAAGAACGTGCTCGCGGGTCAAGAGAACTACATCATCATCAACATCGGCAACGAGCCCTGGGGCAACACCGACCCCGCCGGCTGGACCGCCCCCACCACCGCCGCGATCAAGAAGCTGCGCGCCGCCGGCTTCGAGCACACGATCATGGTGGACGCGCCCAACTGGGGCCAGGACTGGCAGGGCGTCATGCGCGCCAACGCCCAGTCCGTGTACGCCGCCGACACCACCGGCAACCTGATCTTCTCGATCCACATGTACAGCGTCTTCGACACGGCGGCGGAGATCACCGACTACCTCAACGCCTTCGTCACCGCCAAACTCCCCCTCGTCATCGGTGAGTTCGGCGGTCCCGCCGACCAGTGGGGCGACCCGGACGAGGACACCATGCTGGCCACCGCCGAACAGCTCGACCTCGGTTATCTCGCCTGGTCCTGGAGCGGCAACACCGACCCGATCCTCGACCTGTCGATCGGCTTCGACCCCACGCAGCTGAGTGCCTGGGGACAGCGCATCTTCAACGGCGTCAACGGCATCGCGCAGACGTCGAAGGAAGCCACGATCTACGGCGGCGGCAACCCGGGCGACACCCAGGCGCCGACGACCCCCGGCACCCCCACCGCCTCCGCGGTCACCGCCACCTCCGCGACCCTGTCCTGGACCGCCTCGACCGACAACGTGGGCGTCGCCGGATACGACGTCGTGCGGGTGAGCGGCGGCACGGAGACGAAGGTCGCCGCCTCCACCACCAACTCCGCCACGGTCTCGGGCCTCACGGCCAAGACGGCGTACACCTTCGCCGTCTACGCCCGTGACGCGGCCGGCAACCGCTCGTCCCGTTCGGCCACCGTGAACGTGACGACCGCCGACACTCCTGCCGGAAACTGCTCCGTCGGCTACCGCGTCGTCGGGGAGTGGCAGGGCGGTTTCCAGGGCGAGATCACCATCCGCAACACCGGGACGACCGCCGTCAACGGCTGGACCCTCGGCTTCTCCTTCGCCAACGGCCAGACCGTCTCCAACATGTGGGGAGGCACACCCACTCAGACCGGTGCCGCGGTGAGCGTCACCCCCGCCTCCTACACCTCCACCATCCCCGCCGCCGGCTCGGTCACCGTCGGCTTCATCGGCACCAAGGGCGCGACCAACACGGCCCCGACCGCGTTCACCCTCAGCGGGAGCGCCTGCACGACCACCTGA
- a CDS encoding carboxymuconolactone decarboxylase family protein, translated as MPRIEPLHPPYSAAVDQSLRRWMPPDVPHEPLTLFRVLHRNPELTSRMFVLGSGLLGHGLLPATDREIVIARVTARAGCAYEWGVHAASLARQAGLTEEQIRATTEADPTATTSWLPRHTALLAAVDELHDTARLSQPAWDALRVHYEDDQLLEFLVLTGWYRTISHLANGLQLEEEAWGTPFPAAPSSGPVD; from the coding sequence ATGCCGCGCATAGAACCGCTCCACCCGCCCTACTCCGCCGCCGTCGACCAGTCACTGCGCCGCTGGATGCCCCCGGACGTACCGCACGAGCCGCTCACCCTGTTCCGTGTCCTGCACCGCAACCCGGAACTGACCTCCCGGATGTTCGTCCTGGGCTCCGGACTCCTCGGTCACGGACTGCTGCCCGCGACGGACCGCGAGATCGTCATCGCCCGCGTCACCGCACGCGCGGGCTGCGCCTACGAATGGGGCGTGCACGCCGCCTCCCTGGCCCGGCAGGCGGGACTCACCGAGGAGCAGATCCGGGCGACGACGGAGGCCGACCCCACCGCGACGACCTCCTGGCTGCCCCGCCACACCGCGCTCCTCGCCGCCGTCGACGAACTGCACGACACCGCCCGCCTCTCGCAGCCCGCCTGGGACGCCCTGCGCGTCCACTACGAGGACGACCAGCTCCTGGAGTTCCTCGTGCTGACCGGCTGGTACCGCACGATCAGTCACCTGGCCAACGGACTCCAACTGGAGGAGGAAGCCTGGGGCACCCCGTTCCCGGCCGCGCCGTCCAGTGGGCCCGTCGACTAG
- a CDS encoding carboxylesterase/lipase family protein, which produces MSTSEYPEAATAAGAVRGRREGALAVFRGIPYAQPPVGEARFAAPRRVERWDGVREAFAFGPPPPQEPFGPEAPGTLPAGDDWLTVNVWTPDADPVARRPVMVWIYGGAYKFGSSDDPAYDGGRLAREGGVVVVTLNYRVGIEGFLRIEGAPANRGLLDQVAALEWVRENIAAFGGDPEQVTVFGESAGAGSIAALMAMPGARGLFRRAIAQSVPGTYFSDALAADIAQTLAAGIGLRPTVADLAGVDPRKLPEAGAALSGRMREHVPRWGAVALTPTPFSPVVDGEVLPTAPWEALADGAARDVELIAGHNRDEYRLFLLLGGLLGRVDDGLAALTLSLFGPTPDAERAYRAAFPDASTEYLFELVQSDWLFRMPSLRLAQAHVAGGGRAHVYDLTWSAPANGGALGACHGLDVPLTFGVFDGTGLGAMLIGPTPSPETEALSAHIRSSWTAFATTGDPGWPAYDPERRLVRLLDTEPTVAAYPEELSRRLWERHTFTALPLTTA; this is translated from the coding sequence ATGAGCACAAGCGAGTATCCGGAGGCCGCTACGGCGGCGGGCGCGGTACGCGGTCGGCGGGAGGGTGCCCTGGCGGTGTTCCGCGGAATCCCGTACGCGCAGCCTCCCGTGGGCGAGGCCCGCTTCGCGGCTCCGCGGCGGGTGGAGCGCTGGGACGGCGTACGGGAGGCCTTCGCGTTCGGCCCGCCTCCACCGCAGGAACCGTTCGGCCCCGAGGCTCCCGGGACCCTTCCGGCCGGTGACGACTGGCTCACCGTGAACGTCTGGACGCCGGACGCGGACCCGGTGGCACGCCGCCCGGTGATGGTGTGGATCTACGGCGGCGCCTACAAGTTCGGCTCCTCCGACGACCCCGCCTACGACGGTGGCCGGCTCGCGCGCGAGGGCGGGGTCGTCGTGGTCACCCTGAACTACCGGGTCGGCATCGAGGGCTTCCTGCGGATCGAGGGCGCTCCCGCGAACCGCGGTCTGCTCGACCAGGTGGCGGCGCTGGAGTGGGTGCGCGAGAACATCGCCGCCTTCGGAGGCGATCCGGAGCAGGTCACCGTCTTCGGTGAGTCGGCGGGCGCGGGGTCCATCGCCGCGCTGATGGCGATGCCGGGGGCGCGGGGGCTGTTCCGGCGGGCCATCGCGCAGAGCGTGCCGGGCACGTACTTCTCGGACGCGCTCGCCGCCGACATCGCGCAGACCCTGGCCGCCGGGATCGGGCTGCGGCCCACCGTGGCCGACCTCGCCGGGGTGGACCCGCGCAAGCTTCCCGAGGCGGGGGCCGCGCTGAGCGGCCGTATGCGTGAACACGTGCCTCGCTGGGGCGCCGTCGCCCTCACTCCCACCCCCTTCTCGCCCGTCGTCGACGGCGAGGTCCTGCCCACCGCACCCTGGGAGGCCCTCGCGGACGGCGCCGCCCGTGACGTGGAGCTGATCGCCGGGCACAACAGGGACGAGTACCGCCTCTTCCTCCTGCTCGGCGGGCTGCTCGGCCGGGTGGACGACGGACTGGCCGCACTGACCCTGAGCCTGTTCGGCCCGACGCCGGACGCCGAGCGGGCCTACCGGGCGGCCTTCCCCGACGCCTCCACGGAGTACCTGTTCGAACTCGTGCAGTCCGACTGGCTGTTCCGCATGCCCTCACTGCGGCTGGCCCAGGCGCATGTGGCCGGCGGCGGCCGGGCGCACGTCTACGACCTCACCTGGTCCGCCCCCGCGAACGGCGGCGCACTCGGCGCCTGTCACGGGCTGGACGTACCCCTGACCTTCGGTGTGTTCGACGGCACCGGTCTGGGCGCCATGCTGATCGGACCCACCCCCTCGCCCGAGACCGAGGCCCTCTCCGCCCACATCCGCTCCTCCTGGACCGCGTTCGCCACGACGGGCGACCCGGGCTGGCCCGCCTACGATCCCGAGCGCCGCCTCGTCCGGCTCCTCGACACCGAACCCACGGTCGCCGCCTACCCGGAGGAGCTCTCACGCCGGCTGTGGGAGCGGCACACCTTCACCGCGCTGCCGCTGACGACGGCGTAG
- a CDS encoding winged helix-turn-helix transcriptional regulator yields the protein MESDAESRTPRPGVPVRGSTSGRPVMAALDLLGRRWALRILWELHQSPAGFRELQRRCERMSSSVLSTRLGELTGARLLDLRDDSYRLTPLGEDLVEALSPLNAWSARWAAETGGEAAG from the coding sequence ATGGAGTCAGACGCGGAGTCCAGGACGCCGCGGCCAGGTGTGCCGGTACGCGGGTCCACCTCGGGCCGGCCCGTCATGGCGGCACTGGATCTGCTCGGCCGACGCTGGGCACTGCGCATCCTCTGGGAGCTGCACCAGAGCCCCGCGGGCTTCCGCGAGCTGCAACGGCGGTGCGAGCGCATGTCCTCCAGCGTCCTCAGCACCCGCCTCGGCGAACTGACCGGGGCCCGCCTCCTCGACCTGCGCGACGACTCGTACCGCCTCACCCCGCTCGGCGAGGATCTCGTCGAGGCGCTGAGTCCGCTGAACGCGTGGAGTGCGCGCTGGGCCGCAGAGACGGGGGGCGAGGCGGCGGGGTGA